Part of the Zingiber officinale cultivar Zhangliang chromosome 6A, Zo_v1.1, whole genome shotgun sequence genome, TTCATTATTTACAACTAACTAATGCGACtgtaattaatttaatatataattagcAAATAATTCGTAAATTCAAATGGAGATTAATGAAGTTACCTGAAATAATGAAACATCAAGAAAGAAATAGTGTTGAAGAGACTCAAAATTCTGATTTGCTGATATCTAATATTTTTACTCCGATCCTTAAATACCAAAACAATTCAACTGTAACCAGGGACGGAGCTAGACGTCTGTGACGGTAAGAGAATTTGAATCTCGTGTATTGTCGATCTTTCGGTCACATTTATTTGTAActtatttcttcaagacttcttgTACTTCTTGTTATTTATGGTACACTGctttagaattttactttgaaTTTTTCTTATTTAAAATTCATTTCCTTAAGGTTTTCACTTCCTTAGTATAGATTTTTCATCCTTACTAGTCATCCGATTAATGACTACACTgctttaaatatattgtcaaatatactTAACACTAGATTTGCTGGGGCTTCAGTGACATCtgaaatagaattaaaatttattttaacttttagtAAACCAGATATAAATTTATACGATACATCATGATCCATAACTTAAAACACAATCCAGCTGATGTCACATTAGACACAGAGTTGATTCATTCTTTCCGGTTTCGCTTGAGAAAGGAAATGCATAAGAAGAAAACAAGCTAGCAAACACAGAAAGTGAACTACGGTAAACAAGCCAGCAAACACAGAAAGTGAACTACTGTTTGACGACGACGCCTAACTAAATAGCAATTCAGAGATAACTAAAAATGTCTTTTAAGCAAGGAAATCAACAACTAACTAAACTAAATTAGGAAGACAAACAACTAACTAAACTAAATTAGGAAGACAAACAACtaactaaattaaactaaactaaattaggATGACGAACTGCTAACTAAACTAAATTAGGATGGCATAATTGCTCTGCACCAAGTATCTCATCATCTTTTTCTTCTCATATCCTTTCTATCTTGAGACACTCCTGCAAAGCGTCCATAAAAGAATACAGTAAGCCAACATTAATAAAGAAAATACAAATTATGTTGAATCATATATATCATTCACAACACTAAAAATAATGCATCaatacaatttaattaatctaatctaatctaataGTAGCACACCATTCTATAAATGTTGGAAAGACAATAAAGGATAGTCAAGAAATCAAGTTAGAAGAATTCCCATTGACTGCTTCTTGTATTGATTAATAAATGTACTTCACTCTCCATCAGCTCGACCCCCTTTGGCCCTAGCTCACAGACCCTCCATTAAATAGTTCAATCGAGCTACCAATAACAGCCTCAACTACTCAGCAAGataaaaatcaaatttgaataatTATTGACAAATGAATGAATGATCATGCAATAGACTTAGCAAAATTCCTTGAACTTGAAAATCAACATTTTCATTCATttgtaatattaaaaattttcatacCTAGGGAAGAACTTTTTTTGGATGGATAGACTCATGGGTAGGAGGGGAAGAACCAAATAGGCCATTTGAAGTCTTCTTCGAAGTCATCATCCAGTAGCGTTGCAGGGATGACAGTggtctcttcctcctcctctataTCGTAGACTCCCACCTCCATTCTAAGCTCTCTGTCCATCACATCCTGTGGATCATTAGTAAAATATATAGAGTTCTTCTTCAGAGTTGGAAACTCTTGGCATGACAGAGCTCGTGATTCATTCACTCCTAGAAATAGACTATAATCCCCCAACTGGTGAATTTGTATCCAGCGAGccgatcttcctcttcttccttctgaAAGGGGCATAAAATTTTCTTCCATCTCTAATTTAAAGATTTTAAATAGTTGAGGACGTTCTTGGTCACTCCAATTCCTCCTCCACACCACCATCAGTTCTCCTGCACAACTGACTAAAAACCACCGCGGGCGCACCTCTGTCACAGGGTCCTGGTACTTGGGCTTGATTACTTCCAAGAGTACTGGAGGCTGTCGATTTATGTCCCAAAACTTTATCGTCCCTTTGAAACTCACCGCGTACAGAAATCCATTATAAAAGATAGCATCTCTAATGAAAATGCCAAATTTTAAGGGGGCCCATCCGTTAGGCAGCGAAACCATTAATAAACCAAAATCTTGATAGATAACGGCAGCCATAGAGGACTCAGCTGATGACGAGGGTGATAGAATCACTTTGAACAAACTGAAAGAATTTATGTCTTCGGGTTTGGGAAACTTAGGCTGGAAGTGTATTTGTATTATTGGTTCAGAAAGTGCTTGTCTAATATCATCAGAGAAGGTTCCAGGTATGAGTACTGAGAGAGGGAAACTGAATGCTGACCTTATTCAGGGGATTCAGGACGAGAATCTCATTTTGATTTTGATGATCAATAAAAACAAGCCAGCCATCGGGAGAGGATCCGATAGCAATGAGACCACTGATATCACGAAGGGGAAGTATAGCAGTAGGATCAGGATCGGATCCGTGGCGTCCGTGCCTTTTAATTTGCCACGAAATTTCTTTACTTAACTACTCCATTTGTTCGATCTGACAAAATAAGGGATGCATTCTAGTGTTAGATGATGATAACAGTCCCAATGCTGGGACATAACTCGAGAAGCGCA contains:
- the LOC121995480 gene encoding putative F-box protein At4g17565, producing MAAVIYQDFGLLMVSLPNGWAPLKFGIFIRDAIFYNGFLYAVSFKGTIKFWDINRQPPVLLEVIKPKYQDPVTEVRPRWFLVSCAGELMVVWRRNWSDQERPQLFKIFKLEMEENFMPLSEGRRGRSARWIQIHQLGDYSLFLGVNESRALSCQEFPTLKKNSIYFTNDPQDVMDRELRMEVGVYDIEEEEETTVIPATLLDDDFEEDFKWPIWFFPSYP